The Lycium ferocissimum isolate CSIRO_LF1 chromosome 8, AGI_CSIRO_Lferr_CH_V1, whole genome shotgun sequence DNA segment TATGTTATTATGTGTGTTTCTACATAGGGACATGTGTACCTTAAATTGAATGGTTTCCCTGTATGTTACTGGTTTGGTGCTAGAAGCTATGTTAGACACACTGACTGACTAATATTGCTTCAGAGAAGGAGTCGGGGGAAAAGCACAAAAGCAAGAGCCACAAACATAAGGATAAGTCGGTGAGTGCTTCTTGTTTAACACCtatatctttcttttattttgaaaagaggTTTCTCAAGCTGGACCATGGTAGAAATATTGTTCTTCTTCCTCAATTGATTACTCTGTATTATATGTCATGGAAGAAACATTGTTCTCTGCTTATGTAGTTATTATCTTTCGCACTAATTTGTAGCTCTATGCAGAGGTAGTATTGGTTTAAGTTGGTGTTGAATAAGATAGGTTACTAGTTTGGCTTGAATTTATAGCTAGTTAGAAGTTTCCATGTGGTGTGATCTTTCAGCTATCCTATGTTAATTCGTGTAGTGAGTCGTTTTCATTAAAAATGTGATAGGTCGATGCTTAAAAGAGCCTATTGAGTATTGGGATGTTTTGGTTGCaaatagaaaatatataaaCCAAGTTATTCATATATATGGAGCAACCATTCATGCGATTAAATGAACCTATTGAGTATTGCAGTGCAATCAGACCTGCTTAGGTTCACAGAAGGCAATATTGATGCATGTTGAATGTTGCTATCAGAGCTCTAAGGGCCATTTGGTTGTTGGTTAGGAAGTGAACattcatgtattaaaaccaGCAGAACTAGTGCCATGTTTGGTAGCATTTAGTTGTTATGTATAATATTCAGCACACCAAGTACGGTGTATGGTTACTAGTTTACAATACCGCATAACTAAAACCTATAAGTAgtcaatttatgtattattttatgcagggtaGAAGATGGactaactaatacatgaattagTAAAACATGAATAACTAAACTTTGCACAACTAATCCCTGCATTactctaaccagcaaccaaacgacccttaaTGCTCGAAAATTCGTTACACTTTGTGCAAGTAGCAGTAACTATTTCCCCCCCTGTTCCTTCCATGACTTCCTTTACGAAAATAAGTAGGACATCCATTTCCACCTACCCTTTATTCCTTCATGTTTGATCtaattttatatggttttgCTTTACCATCTCTCTCAGAAAATCAAGTTTGAAGAGCTATCAAAGGATGATTATTTCTCTAAGAACAATGAATTTTCTACTTGGCTTAAAGATAAGAAGAAATTGTTCTTCTCAGATCTTTCGTCTGAGGCTGCACGTGatttattttccgactttgtcaAAGAATGGAACAAGGGAAAGCTTGACAGCCAATACTATGAGGGAATCACAACTGCGCCCCGGTCATCCCATGCTTGGAATATAAAAAAGTAACGGAATTCCATGTTTCTTCTATTTAGGCgcctttagtttttttttttcccccaataGATGCTCAGGCTTCTGTACTTACTTTCCTTCATGCTGGTAAAACCATAATCTCTCTTGTTGTAACAACTATTGTGAACCTAGTATAGATGAGGTTTATCTTTTGTCAATTACTTTGGCGAGCATCACTTTCCATCTGAAATTTTCTGCTTGTTAACTGAGAATGCATATGAGCCTTTTGATTCCACATGCTGTTTCATAGCATGGACAATTTTACACCAAAAGATTGGGATAAACCAAGAAGAAAGTATCGTTTACTGCTAATAAGTCTAGATATGCAGAATAAAAACTGGTTGTCGAAAACGATTGGAGAACACCAAACAAACAAAATCTCGAGTTCtctaatttgattttcaaacttAAACCTCATCAATAAATGATAATGGGATAATGTTCTCAACAAAACTGCTTGCACGTCTAAACCGTAAACCATTGGGGAACATCAATATAGCAGGGGCACCAATAAAGCTTGATGTAGCTAACACATACTCTGTCTCGTCACTCATTTCTGGTTCAAGCTGCAAGGTGGCAACCTTTTTCAAATTGGGATCATCAGagttaaatttcataaaaacctTGTTGACCTCGTCCGATATCAAGTGACACTTCTCATATCTATTGCGGAAAGGTGAATACAAAGGCAGTTTTTCCCACAATGTAGTTGGTTTTGTATTGATGTGTTCTGGGGGTGAAAGAATCCCAAACTTCTCCTTTATGAAGTCGAAGTAGTTCAAGGAATTATTGGATGAATATTTCCTCCAATAAAGTATCCCATCGAGGAAAATACAATCCCCAGCAAAATATTTTCGTAAAGACTTTCTAGGAATTAATTCTATTTCTCTCCAAGAGTTCGTTCCTAGAGTTAGAATCTCCACCGTTGGCCAACTATTGTAGTTGAGAACATGAAGCAACTTGTATCTTTCCATGACCATATCAAATCCCAGAAGCATCTTACAAGTATGCCCAGAACAATTTATTAGAGAGGATGGCAAAGCTTTGATCTCCCCCGTAGTGACATTGTATAAGTAATAAATTTGAGACCTATTATAAACTCGAGACCTATCTTTATAAGAATAAAAACAAACAAGGCCGTTGCAATGATTTGAGCACGTAATGATCTCCGATATTGTGTCTGAATAATGATGAGGCGCGAGCTGTAAAGGAAATCTTTCTAGTCCGTGTGTTGTTTGGAGAACATGAGGAGTAATAAACAGTTGAAACAAGAGGTGAGTGGCAGAGGGACGAGCATGAGAACGAGCAATGTGGGACTTGACAAAGTCAGGATCGCATCGTATCAAAGTGTTCCAAGCTTTAAGAACGCACCTGAATCGCATTAGAGACTTAGCGGGGAGCCATGTTAGTATCTCAAATACTATGTCATCTCCGAGTTGAACTCCGAAATTCAAGTTTTCAGGGATCCGTTCCATGTTGCTGCTGCAAAGCCGatagagaaaacaagaagaaattaaCCTAATATTAATTGTATTGCTATAAACTACAAATAAAAGTCGAATGTTACAGGTCTCTCCATATTTGGGTTGGTTTCCGTGGTCTTTTTCCAATTCTACTAGGAGTAATACTTGACAATACATTAATTCTATTTCCATAAAAGTAGTGTACCAATTTCAATGGTATTTTTTTCCAGTTCGACAATTATTTGGCAAAAGTAACTTTGTAACCTTGTTAAAACCAGGGAAAAGGTCCAAATAATACCCTATACGATTCAGATAAAAAATATCCtcatttaacaaaataaaatttctcaaatgactaccttattgtagcttcctaccatttgtaactaccctttttaatattacaattcgtagctaaaAAATCGGattgatttgtgtatgttttcggatgtatttcttGTCGGCAAATACATGAGCATACGGTAAATAAGGGAACGACTTCCTTTATTTTAGCCTCTAAACGTGGTGATATTAAATGCGaattcaatatattttttaacttcCTTTCCACATAATTATTTGTAATATCCCCTTACCTTAAACGATTCTCTTCTTCCATTCATTGTTCAACGATCAATAAcgtgaaaattcaaaattcaaaaataaatcttCAACACATCTGAAAATGCAGTAACAAACACGACAATCATCAGGTAATTCGTGCAAAAAGACCGTTTTTGATTTCACAAATTTCGTATATTCAATTTctatttatgtgatttcaatTGTTTTCTTGGATCATAATGTCAAAGTTGTTTATttcttctgattttttttttttttttttttgatttgattGTCTTCATCACCGATATTCGAAAATAATAATGTAATCTTATTGTAAGTATGTTAATGTACATGAATTGTTaggaatccaaaaaaaaaaggatccagttcatatcttttatttttctgaagCTAAAACTAAGTATTTCTGAAGTGTAACAATATGTGTATGTtatattgaaatatgttttctCTTTTACACGTTCCAATAACTTTTCGAAGTTTTCATCAATATCCTCACTATGTATTGATTCTGAGAATGATCTGTCATTCTCAGAATCAATCACACGtccatcaaaattttaaaaaaaattcgcaaggcaagtttaaatttcgctatgccggacccggcatacttttgttaaggaaataccaaagttatgccggacccggcatacttatgccttgtgggcagacttggcataagtatgccgggtccggcataactttgataattccttcacaaagttttgccgggtccggcataaaagtttgcccattaaaagtatgcccccaccggcataactttgtatTTCTGAACTATCTAAACTATGTATTTGTCAACTATTTTTTCATGCTAATCTATGTATTCTGAAGTGTAATTCAATAtgtgtatgttatattttaataattagTGAGTAATTCTAatttgtatgaattatttaaatttgaacGTGAATCTTATGTAGGGCATACATATTACAGGTTTATGTCGACACAGTGATTCaaggaactttttttttatgaaatggccaatatttcatcattgATTAGACACTCTGGTATTTGGAACGACGAGAATAAATACGTCAATTACAAAATTGATCTTTGTGACTTTCAAGGAGTATTCGACGTATGAGGAATTGTTACAAACGGTTGCAACACAATTGAATTTGGACACGAAAATGAAAAACATAAGCATAAAATACATGGTTGAAGGTGATTATATTCCAATGGAAATTCACAATGACATGGGTGTTAGGGTGTATGTGGGCGAAGAAGGAGAACAAATCATTACCAATGTACCCATTATGTATCATTACAACTGATAAAATCATGGAGATATGTATATCGGATGAGAGTTGTGTTGAAGGTAATTATTTGCAAATCGGATACACGAATCAAACAGTTGGTTCCCATGATTTTGCATCATCAAGTTGTGGAAAGGCTGATTTGTTATTCGAAAACAACAAGGGTATGGTTATTGATGACAAGAACCAAAAAGTAGTTGCCGTCGATCAAGTATACAAGGATAAAGATACATTAAAATCGTGATGGTGAACTATGCAATTACGAATAGGTTCAACTATCGGACGAGAAAGGAGCAATGCAATAAGGTACTAAATATGCATTTGTTTATGTATTTTGCAATtgtgtgttgttatgtatttgaACGTGACGATGCATGTTTGTTAGTTTGTACGAGTGGAAGTATTTCTCAGCATGTGTATGTTTATTATAAAGTAGAATCAATACTGATCTGTATGTATTTGTATTCATAAATAATGTATTTGGTCTGGTTTGCATTTGATTAACTTATTTACATATGGTAAAGGTACTCATCTGCATGTCCTTTGGCTTTTTAAAACAAGCATAAATACACTACGATGTATTTTACATGAAtgtgttttttttattatttcttttatttttttgttgtagcTACACTCTTGTGTGCGTATCGAAGAGAGTGTGATTGGAAATTCAGGGCGTCAAGTGTCGGTAAGTCAGGAATGTTTAGAGTTAGGGAGTTTCAAGACAAACATACATGTCCATTGAAGGAAAAGGTTTATTCCCAATGCCAAGCTACAAGTCGGTTGATAAGTGGGATTGTCAAaccaaaaatatcaaatcatAAGAGGAAATATACGCCTAAAGACATTGCGGAGGACGTCAAAAATGAATTCGGAATGGATGTGTCGTACATGGTTGCTTGGCGGGCCAAAGAAAGGGCGATGAACGATTTAATGGGTGAGCGGTGATTCTTATAAAAGACTACCCGGATATCTATACATTTTGGATAAGACTTAGGGTTCACATATCGAATGCGTAAAACACGCGAAAATGAATTTACGTATGTTTTTATAGCACTATATGCATTTATCAAAGGCTTTGATTATTGTCGGCCAATTGTGGTGGTTGATGGAAGCCACTTAAAAACACCATACAATGGAACATTTGTCTCGGCAAGCACATTAGATGGTGCGGGTATGtcaaaaaatacatattaatttattatgtcaatgtatattttatatatttttgacaaatacaaaatgtattatatttttttttcttcgtacTGTATCTCCATGGCAACATACTTCCCTTAGCATATGGTGTGATTGATTCTGAGAATGACAGATCATGGACGTGGTTTTTTGAGCGTTTCAGAGAATCATATGGAATCAGAGAGAATATGTGTATCGTATCAGATAGGCATGAAagtataaataaaaatttgtttgtAGAATTTATCCAGAAGTTGCACATTATGCATGTATTTGGCATCTGTGGGGTAATGTATGTAAGAAATACAAGAAGAGCCATGATGTGTTGAGTCCTGTTTTTTATTCCATGGCAAAGGCATACACGCAGGATGATTTCGATGAGTTGATGGGAAAGGTTCAAAAGGTAGATATGCGTGTGGTGgagtatttggaaaaaaatttggtagaGACAAGTGGGCTAGATTGTATGCATACGTTAAGCAGGGTGGACAATGACTTCTAATATAGCAGAGTGCATTAACCGACATCTTCTTGCAGCTAGAGAACTGCCTATATATGACTTTCTCGAAGAAGTTAGAAGGATGTTTGGGAGATGGAATTACAATAACCGGAGAAATGGAACATACACGTTCACTACACTCGGTAAAAAGTTTCAGGAGATGCTATCGATCAACGAGTATCTATCTCTACGAATGACGGTACGTTTCATTTTAATGCGTGTAATAATTTATTTGACAAACTtgtaatgggcaaacttttatgccggacccggcataactttgtgaaggaattatcaaagttatgccggacccggcatacttatgccaagtctgcccacaaggcataagtatgccgggtccggcataactttggtattTCCTTCacaaaagtatgccgggtccggcatagcgaaatttaaacttgccttgcgaattttttttaaaattttgactgcgtTTCTACGCATTATACATTTGTGTATTTGGTATCCATGAACAGTTATTGTTAATGTAAATTACGATGAATCTTTGAAAAttgatatgtatttgtttaatgattttttcatttattttaaaattacgATTGTTCCAATAACAAATacatgtaatatttattttgcgGGTAGAACCGTCAACGAGAATTTGTGTACACGGTACATGATGGAGGACGACGATTCATTCTTGATTTGAGTAGCAAAACTTGCGGTTGTCGTATGTTTCAACTAGATGAAATCCCTGCCCGCATGCATAGGTTTTgtcattaaaaaagaaaaatctggtTCTTGAGGATTATTGCTCGATTTGTTCAAACCGGCGACCGTGTTGAAGACATATGATATACCGGTGGATCCTCTACCCGACGAGCGTGAATGGAACATTCCCAACCACATCTTGGAGGATGTTGTTTTGCCCCCAAGATACAAGAGACCGCCTGGTAGGCCAAAGAAGAGGCGTGATAAGCCTTTAAGTGAATTGTTGTTTGGAAAGGGCAGACATGCTTGCAGTACTTGTGGACAACTTGGGCCTGACGAGACGTTCATGTAGTTTTGAGCCTGCGAGGAAGTGAATTTTCCTTGTGTTCCTATCAATTTAACTTTTTTACCGAAGATAGATTGGTTATTTAGGTATTTGAACACTTGTGTCAAAAAATTCCATTGACACTTGTTGTAGTActatataaatttttgcaatGAAATGAATGTCCCATTCAAAATGAtcttaattgaattttttttcacgaTACGTATGGTGTTTTTTTCAATATCAAAAAATAATGCGTAATTGGTAAACTAACATACATATTATATCTGCAAAAATGATAaagttgtttttattttggaattttgtTGGATTGGAGGATCGTAGTTGTGCTGGTAATGTCAACttaaaattatgtatttattggCCTTCTGAAAATTGTTTAAACTGTAATAGAACATACATGGTTTTTGTGTTCCTGGGGGCAATTCAAAAAacatgtaatatttatttttgcaggTAGAACCGTCAACGCATAAATTTgtgtaaaattttaaaaaaaattcgcaaggcaagtttaaatttcgctacgCATTATACATTTGTGTAGGTATCCATATCATGGAcgtacttttgttaaggaaataCCAAAGTGTATGTTTAatggaccggcatacttatgcgaTGATTTGTTGatgggaaaattttaaaaaaaattcgtgtGGCAAGTATTTAAATTTAAGttacttggcataagtatccgGAGATGGAATTACAATAACTTTGacaattccttcacaaagttatctggGTCCGAGTATCTAAAGTTTGcccgttaaaagtatgcccccaagcgcataactttgtgaaggaattatcaaagttatgcggaccggcatacttatgccttatgggcagacttggcataagtatcgggttcggcataactttgataattccttcacaaagttatcttggtccggcataaaagtttttAACTTATGCGatggggcatacttatgccttatgagcaaactttgtcttgaagcatatatatgtattttttttttttaaccacttTTGTGTTAGAACGAGTTACAAACATCAGGACAAACCTATGTAAATATTGAATCGGTGATgtacttaatttctttttcaattccCACATAATATCTTCCTGATGCCTTCAAATATGTACACTCTTTAGAATCTAAACAAAGCGAGATCACTTCAAGTCCATATTTAGAGCCAATTAATCCTTAAAGCATCTTTATAAACCACAGAACTTTTTTTTGGTCCAAAACCACAGTTATGAGTAAACTATCggttgccttataaggcaaagtttaaattttgtatgccccctccggcagacttttagttatgtttaactaaaagtactGCCCGGGCTTTTTTTTGCCTTGAGGGGCAGacatttagttatgccggatccggcataactttaactttactctattttactctattttttcaaaacttcaGATTTATTAGACAATATATGGAACTAAGTACTTCAAACATATGGAACATAAAACCCACTGAGATTACTTTGGTTAAATGATAATTATCCAACATAAGTCAAAATACATCTAAAAAACATCAGATTGTTTGCTGTAatgaaaaaaaggacaaaaaacatGGAATGCACGAATAGTATTTATCAAACATCAATTGCATCTACAGTGTCATAATCGATTGGTGGCCTGATCGGTCTTGGTGGAACTTCATTATCACTCTCTGCATTGTCAGCAACCTTGCCTTCAGCGTAGTCCCATAAGAGTGCACCGTATCTCATACGCTGCATGTGTGCATCAATGACATCTGGAATCCTTTCACCCGATGTCAAATACTCAGCATACGCTGCCACAAAAACACCACagtccctaaaaaaaaaaaaaaattcttttattaGAAAATATATGTTTCAAGTTCTAAACAAGGTATCTCGAGTTCAAATAACTCATGTATTTTATAAGAATAATAAATTGATATGATATATCATGTATTTGATACTCtatgatattttaaaaaatgtatgTCTATAACTTACGTGCTACCAGCGGTTTTTTGACGGGTTATCAACATAGACAACTTCAAGGATATCGATCTGTCCCTTATCCGCATATCTTTGGGTCTTTCACCAAATCTATGCTTTTTTTGATTTACATAGAATCGGCCAGATGTAGGAAATGTGGCAGCAGTGTAGCAagcttttttatttcattcctaACAACTGCGTTGTGCCCGGATGATTGATACGAGTTGTAAACATACAGACGCCtgtacatttttttaaaaaaaaaaaaagaagaagaattcagcggtaaaataatgaatgaaaaactaatgataaaatatttaattcatcattaaaAATACCTGTCCTTGAATGAAAGGAGTACCAATAACCAATGATTTTCTTCTTGTATATTCACCGGTATTAGCACGTTGTCAACGGTATGCCACGGGACATTGGAAATAAGCACTGTGGCCCTTAACATACTCAATCAATACTTGCTCTTCGGTTGCCACATTTGTACGTGTTTCAACATTGTGATATGCATGGTGGACCACATCAATTCACACTTGAATAGGCGATCAAGCGTGGTGAATACGAAATTGTTCCTTTTGTCATACTTTCCTTTCTTAGAAAGTAATAGAAAATGACGTCAATGTCTTTGGTTATgttaaaaaatacataaattagaTCACAGTCAAACACGTAAAACAGCATTGTAGTAGCAAAAATGTAAATTTCAGAACCTCTCTGTATTTTATAAAAACACAGCAGAAGGAATGTCCTGAAAATACTTCCAGCTATTCTGTATTTGTAAAATACAGAATAGCTAAAAATACACCAAGTGCATGTGTAAAACAACTAGTTGATAGGCATATCGTTCTTTGATAAAAAATCACCTCGTCATTCCAAAGTGACCATCCATCGATAACGGGTAAAACCGAGTTCTTATCATTGTGAGTTGTGATGCCAAAATTGAATTTGACTCCATTGTCAAAACctgccatttttttttgtaatggtCTTCGTAGTTCTTTCTGCGCCaacaaaaaaaaccaaaataccTCAACTTATTCACAAAAATCATGCGGAATCACTATATGTAAAACTATGAGAAAAACACATACTTGCTATCGTGCCTCACAAGCAGACCGTTTCGAAGCCAAGTACGGTATTCATTCACCATCTGTACATCAAGTGGACCGTAATGGGATCTATGTGGAATGGATATTTTTTGTCAAACCCATGTACATGATTCTTTCCCGAACTACTACCTGTGTATTTGGTCTTTAAACATTAACAGTTGcgtattaaaaaaacaaactagtaaattaaaaagaagatatataccaaaatctGTCACAAACGGTGAAGACTTGTATTTTTGGGGCGTGTAGCTCGTGTGTGATGGATGTAACATGATTTCTTTCCACGGGGTTTGGCTTGGTAAATACTCGTCGAGCAACAACCCGAGACAATGGTTTGCGCGTTAAGCTATTTGCACTGGGGTTCTAAGACGATTGCTGGTGTTTTCCTCGGTTTTATCTGCCTGAACTTGTTCGTTAGTCATTTCTGATTCTGCTATATTTGCTAGCACCTGTGCGATCATCTACtcaaaaataaatacaaaaaagaaacattaTTCAATCAATTGTATGATACATTTTAAAACAGAAACAATGGGTGAATCAGACTTCGTTGTTATCGAACCTCAGAATTATTTGAATCATCAGAACATTTTTTCTCTTCCATAGTATGTTTCCCCGCACGTTCAACGAAGTCTTCGGTTCTCTGAAAAGATCACC contains these protein-coding regions:
- the LOC132066144 gene encoding putative F-box protein At5g42430, which produces MERIPENLNFGVQLGDDIVFEILTWLPAKSLMRFRCVLKAWNTLIRCDPDFVKSHIARSHARPSATHLLFQLFITPHVLQTTHGLERFPLQLAPHHYSDTISEIITCSNHCNGLVCFYSYKDRSRVYNRSQIYYLYNVTTGEIKALPSSLINCSGHTCKMLLGFDMVMERYKLLHVLNYNSWPTVEILTLGTNSWREIELIPRKSLRKYFAGDCIFLDGILYWRKYSSNNSLNYFDFIKEKFGILSPPEHINTKPTTLWEKLPLYSPFRNRYEKCHLISDEVNKVFMKFNSDDPNLKKVATLQLEPEMSDETEYVLATSSFIGAPAILMFPNGLRFRRASSFVENIIPLSFIDEV
- the LOC132067609 gene encoding style cell-cycle inhibitor 1-A is translated as MGSDRKIKPKRNSPSSPPDEVKRKRQKIKGDEEKKDKSRKDKHKSHKSKEKESGEKHKSKSHKHKDKSKIKFEELSKDDYFSKNNEFSTWLKDKKKLFFSDLSSEAARDLFSDFVKEWNKGKLDSQYYEGITTAPRSSHAWNIKK